The genomic window TGAGCGTGTCAACCACCCAGTTTCACTGCTCGAGGGAGACATTGTTTTGACCCTGAACGGCAAGATGTGCACAACCATCTCTGACTTTGATGTCATGTACTCGCACGAAGTCCTCGACGCTGTCATCGTTCGCGAGTGTGAGGAGATGAATCTCCAGCTGCCTACCGTCGCGGCGGATGACGTGGAGACGGACCATGCGGTCTCATTCTGCGGTGCCATCCTGCACAGGCCTCACCAGGCTGTTCGACAGCAAATCAGCAAGCTGCACAGCGAGGTCTACGTATCAAGTAGGATTCGCGGCTCGCCGGCCTACCAGTACGGTCTTGCCCCGACCAACTTTATCACACATGTCAATGGCACCTCGACGCCTGATCTGGACTCGTTCATCGCCGCGACGCGGGAGATCCCCGACAACACCTGTGAGTAAACCCCTGATGAAATAAGAAGGATGAACAAGCTAACAAGGATATAGACTTCCGACTCAAGGCAGTCACATTTGACTGCGTGCCGTGGGTGATTacgatgaagaagaacgACCACTACTTCCCGACAATGGAGTGGATCAAGGACGACAAGGAGGCGTGCGGATGGCGCCGCGTGACATACGAAGGCAAGCAGGTCTTCTCGGGAGAGGCAATTGACGGTGTGGCGCCAGTTGCAGAGGACGCCGACATGGAGTAGAAGGATGCAGATTCCAGCAATGACTGCAAGTCCCCGGTAGAGAGGGAGTGTACGAACTACGACGCCATTTTTTGAAATATTTGCTACAGGAGCAGCAGGTGTGCGAGCAAGCAGGCAACCCGCGGCTGTGGGATCGGGACACGGCGTTTTATGGCGATGAAGGACCTCGGTTTCGAGGTTATCTGGAGCTGTGCGACAGCCCCTGGGACGGGCAGGTTATACATATCATGGCTTTGTGTAGGCACGGAGAGACGTGTACAAtttgggatgggatgggcttGGCTACCTAGGGTGTGGAAGCCAGTTGACAAGCTGCTCCAACAAAGATAGACTGACTGGGCAGGCTCCCCATGTTTTTGGGGCTTAATAATGACAGAAGAAGCCGTGATttgtaaaaaaaaaaaaaaaaaatgaggTCTACGAACAAGGTGACGCGTCTTGTATGGCGGCTGTTATGTGAGTTATGAGGCTGCCTGTGATAGTCCATGGTCGAGGCGTTGGATGAAGCTTTGGTGGGGCCGAGACGACGGGAATGAGCTCATACCTAGCTGGAGCCTGCGCTAGACACAGTTGGGCTGGGCACATGTGTAAGTTCCAGGCTCCAGTTCTTCCCCCTCCACACTCTCCAGCTCTCTCTACTTTATACCCGCCCCTACGCTACATACCCTCTTTCTCTTGTAACCCAATCTCTCTCCAgttcctctcttcttttcgTCCTATTCGTTCATCATGGCGCCTGGTGCCTCTTTGTTGGTGAGTCCCCCTCCCTAAGCCACCCCACATGGACGTTTCCCCGCCATGGATCCATTGTCATGATGCGACAGCCGCCCAGCGACGAGGTACCGATGTTGACACCCATCGTCGcagaccaagctcaaggtccaGCTCAAACTCACCATCGCGCGCCTCCGCATGGTCCAGCAGCGAGATGAACAGCTCGGCAAGACCCAGCGGAGGGCCATGgcccagctcctcgaggcaGGCAAGATCGACTCGGCCCGCATCCGCGTCGAGAATATCATCCGATCCGACATCACCAGCGAGCTACACGAGATGCTCGAGCTTTACTGCGAACTACTGCTTGCGCGCGCGGGGCTTATGGAGGGACACACGGTCGATCCAGGACTGGAGGAGGCTATCCAGAGTCTGATCTACGCGGCGCCCAAGACAGAGATCAAAGAGCTTGGAACGGTGAGGACGCTGCTGGCTGAAAAGTACGGCAAGGAGTATGTCATGTCGGCCACGGAGAACACAGAAGGCAAGGTCAACGAGAAGGTAGTCAAGAAGCTGAGCGTCACGCCCCCTCGGGAGGAGCTTGTGGTTGGGTACCTAgaggagattgccaaggCTTACGGCGTTGACTGGCCCAAGCGGGAGACGGTCTCGCCACCCCCagagctcctcgacgacgacgacgaagcagCAGACGACGAAGACAAGCCTTCGGGTGGACAGAAGCAAAAGATCCTCGAGGCGCCTCTGGCAGCAGAACCCAAGGATCCAGTCCTAAACACACcggtcaagaagctcagcgGCGGGGGCCCTACCAGCCCACTGACGGTGACGCCACCCCGGATGACGACTGATAACGTGCATCCCAAGGTGACGCTGGGATCTGTGGAGCTGAAACCGAGCAAGAAGGCCGACGCGGCGCCGCGGAAGGAGCCTGAGGGATCGATCCCAGATATCGGAGATCTGGAGAGGAGGTTTGCGGCGTTGAAGAAGCGGTAACGCAGGATGTGTTGTTTCTTGTTGAATTTTGTATGACACCATGGagttttgttttgtttcgAAGAGATTATTGATTCTTTTCCAAGTCAAGTTCTGTTTAAGCAGAATTGAGTGTCTAGGGTCAAACTTAAGTGTGTCTTGGCTTCATTTGAGTGAGGAACCTTAACCAGAGGGTTGGGAACAGCATGATCATGGTGACACCCAAGGTGCTGGGATCTTTTCAACATGAACGGATCTGTCTTGGTTCTGAGTCACAAAATTCATAATGCGTGGACGTTTCGGACGCGACTTTTATGATACATGTCAGATATGGCGGGACAATGTCCCCTGATCGGCTACAAAGCGAATGGGAAATGACACTTCGAAAGAGAAACGTGACGAAGTGGTGGATTGCATGTGATGCGAAGACTTTGTGTAACCAGCGTCATCCCGTGATTCAACATCACATCCATGCCTTTCAGTGCTGGCATTTCGACTGTTTGGCAGTGAGCTTGAGGCGGATCCAGAATCATGATGTTGAATCCGTAGAGGTACGCAAAGCAGTCACGGGCAAGGAGCTTGCTAGGAAGAGCTACTATTGTTGATGTATATACCAAAGTATAGCTAATGACAACTTTCCGCATTAAAGACTCGGCACATTCATGATCTTGGCAGCCATGCAGTTTACACGAAAAGTGTATAGACCATGAAAACGAGAGTACAAACGAGAAAGAAGAGGCACCCACAGAGGCACCCGGCACTGAATGCCACCGCTAGAAGCATAATGAATCATTGTTTGATTGCTATATTGCCCTATTCAGACAGTGATGCGTCTTCTTGATTGCTGTCAGTGATGGCCGGCCGGTCAAGAGTAATTTGATGGCGAACCGTCGTCGCCTTATTTGGCAGTATATCAGTGAGCTCTGCCCCTCGCCGTCAAGAAAGTGAGGACAAGATGAAAATGAAATATCCCATTTTGGGACTCGCATCGTATATATAAAGGGGCCATCGAATGGCCCAGTTTGAAGTCAGCTCTCTCCTccttcctccccctccttcaACAAGTTGAAGTCATCACAGGGAGTGCAGTTTCAGCATACAACGTCCCAGGCAACTCTTCTCAGCTTTCCCTTCAtcatacctatatataacttcAAGCCGGCATACCATACTCTGCGTGCCCCCAAGCCCCCCCATGCACATTATATACATCCGGCCCAGTCCTTCTCCAGGTTCTCGACGACGCCCcgatctcatcaacctcgcATCAACGATCACCATGGACTCGAAGCAAGTCTACACTGCCCAGTCTAACAGCGAGAAGCCGACATCGAAAAGTCAAGAGTCTGACCGAGAAGCAACTCGGTGTGAACAGTGGGATGACTCTGCCAACACATGGCACAAACCCAAGGTAGGCTGGCTAACTTGACTTTTGAGTTTTAGTACTAACCATGCCAAGAGCTCGGGACATAGTAATGGCAGTGGGAGAGTCAGAAAGAGGGAGGAATACGAAgatggtgaagaagagagggcCCGGTTGGCGTGGGCTTTGAAGAACTGGCCCACGAGGGACATCCCAATTCCCAGAATTGAAACGCCAgacgaggagctggaggtgcCAGAGCCAAAGGAGTCAGAGCCAAAGGAGTCAGAGGAGCCGGCACCGAAACGACAAAAGTCCATGCCGGTGGGCAAGTTCGAAATCCTCTGGTACTATCTCGAGAACAACACCCCGGATATGCGCTCTCCGACCTTGTTCCCGTCTTTGAGCCCAGTCTCAGACCTCGACGATTCGCTTCCTAGTGTCGGCACCGATACATCGCTTGATTCGAGTTCGTTGACTGGGACCACGGTGACGGCCGACGATGGAGAGATCGCCCACTGCGGTGAGGAAGCTGAATCAGACCCGTCGTGTTGATTCAGGGGAGGGAGTGATACTCATGAGGGCGGATATGAATGGGAGGTGGCCATGCTTGGTCGACAAGAGTAATGTGATTACGAAAGTGAAAGGAAGCAGAAACTGAGTTAGTCAAAAGTTACTCTCGGTGGTATATTAACGAGATGATGAATTATtcctccaacgccaagaCTCCTGTCTGCCACCCGGTGATGTACAAAAACTCCCTGCTTCAGGTTGAAGGGGTATCACGACCGAGTTTCCGGTCATTATCGTCTCCTTCCGCACCAAAACTATCCACCTCGTTCTTATTCTAGCTTGTCCAGATGCTCCAACCGCGTGAGCACAACCTGTTTGCTCGTCTCCTCAATCTCGCCAGCCAAAAACACCTCGTCGAGGATAGCGTAGACCTTGTAAAAGTTGAAGACGAGGTCGAGCTCGCAGACGTTGCCGAAGAAGGcgtcgaggacctcgacGAAGAAGTGGATGGCCTCGAGGTAGGCGAGCTCGTTGTCGTTTGTGTCGACGCAGGcgcagaagaagaggccggCGTAGCGGCGGTAGACGATCTTGTTGTTGCGGAACTCGACAAAGTTGGACTGGTACTTTTGGTCGCGCGGCGCCACGAGGCGGTGCACCtcgcccttgagcttgatcTTTTGCTCGTCGCTGAAAGGGGCGTACCACTTGGCTAGACGGGTCTTGCCCCTGGAAGGAGGTCAGCAACGTGTGCTGGTCATGGGGATTGGGGCTGGTGGTAAACTCACTGTCGGTTCTGGATGAGGATAAAGGAGAGCATCGTGGAGATGGGCGAGGCTGAAGCTCGATCAAGGAGGAATGCGGTTCGGGAGGTGAGGCTCGTGATAGCGGGATGGATGCGCCGGAACCGATGGAGTTGGACGTTGGAGCGCGAAGGATAGGAGGCTGCAGAGGCGACGGCAGCTGATTGGGCGGTGATTTGGAGGGGGTCAGCCACTGAGGGGCTGCAAGGCCACCCGTTGGAGACCCTGGAGAACCCCAAACTCCAGTGGCCGGAAGTCGCAACTCTCCAccatctgcatctgcatcgcAATGGATCTGCATCTCCCTCGTGTCGAAAAGCGACTGCCATTTCCCCGCAAAGTGTTGGAATTGGTTTTCCTTGTGGCCGAAGAGGCTTATATTGTTAATTCAATTGGTAGAAAATGGCGTTGGTTACCCAGACGCTTATTCACTCTTGGTTGCTTGCTCCCGTCCGACAAGTTTATTCGCATCTGGGTTCCTGCCTTCAACAACCAAGTCACACGCGCCTTCCTCCGTCTGCCGTAGCGTGATCGTGTGCTATCTCTCCTCTTTCGGAgatcccctcccctccccaattcctcctcctctcattCCAACATCACTAGACGCGACGCGATATTGACAATTCACAAGCCAAGAACCTTCGCAACCCATATCCAAGAGCCAGTCAATGCCCTAGCCCATAACCTTGGGCGCATTATGACGAGTCTCGCAGGGGTCCCTCGTCCTCCCTCCACATGAACCTGAGCCCAAGACACGAAAACCCAAGACACCAAGAGACGCTGCCCCCGCTGTCTGGCATTACTCTCATGATTTAATCCTGCTGAATTCCCGCCCAACGCATCGACCAtcctgtttttttttattactgcCCATCGTGCTCCGCTTCCTCGATCGATACCACCTCGCCGCTCCCCAGGACCCTTCCTCTCTTCTGCATGGCTTTGTATGTCCAGATAATTCCTCCCATCTCTGACGACGACGCGAGTCTCGAGGCGTCGATACTCAAGTCGAGGGGATGACACTCGCCTCTCACGCAAAttcaccaacatcaacactCTTAACGACATCGCCATTGCGAAGAGAACCAACATGAAAGCCTTCACCAAGCGCCTCCGGAGGCTGATTACAGTCATCTGGGGCGACTACCAGGCCAATGACTTATGGCAACGCATCGTGAAATGCTCAATTGCATGTACCGCTGCTGTCATCATTGTCATTACTCCTAAGGCTGTCTCCGTTTTCGGCCCTTCGACCTTTCTAGCCCCGATGGCTACCGTCTTTGCTCATCCTGGTCAGCGAATGGGCACTATGATTGAGTCTCTTTTGATGCTTCTGCTAGGTTCTCTGTTAGGACTTGGGTGGTCCCTATTTGGCCTCTTCCTATCAAGCCTCGTGTTCGAAAGCAACGAGCCAGCCGCCTATGCCATCCGAGCAATGTTCCTGCTTGTGTCCGTTCTGGTTCATGGCTACGTGAGATCCTCGAGTCCGCGTGTCTTCTTATTCGTCGCCTTCCTCCTCATTGCCAGTATTATCGTACTCCTTGGGGGCGCTCATGAGGTAACCTTGACTGTTTTCACCAATGTGCTCTACCCACTCCTTGCTGGTGGCGGTGTTACCGTGGTGGTCAACATATCCATGTTCCCTGAGTTGTCGAGTAGTTTTCTCGGTCTCTCTGCCATCGATACTCTATGCGAAACCATGGATACTCTCACTCGCGCCACCCATTGGTTTGTTACTCCCGGCGGCGATTCACAACAAGACCTGCACCCAGTCGGTCTAACCCTGACAACTACGGCCAAGAGCTCTCCCGAAAAACCGAAACGCAAAAAGGGCCGCTTCCGGAAGTTCTTGGACGGCTTTCCAAATCCATTTAAACCAGCTCAAGGGCGCTATCGCGCCTCAACGGTCCCCGTTGGTCTTACAACAGTCGCCAGCTTGACGGGGAAAAAGGCAAAGCTTCGTACTCGACTGGCTCGTTGTAAGGCCGCTCAAAGGGAGGTCAACTATGAAGTCTCCATCTCGGCGCTTCCTCCGAGTAGCATGAAGCCCTTGAGTACTTCATACATGAGCAGTCTTGTTCAGAGCACTATAACTGTCATCGGAGCTTGCGAGAACAAGTTCATTGTCCTGGAAAACGACGATCGTTCTGAGGATGACGATCTTACAGCGACCGACAGTTTCGCTAGCGATGCCAGCGGTATCAAGCGCATGACCACTTTTGATGACTATCTACGGAGAGTCGAGAATGCAAAGCCGCTCAGAGAGATTGAGGCAAGCAGCGCCAGTCTGTTGGAGTCGATCCTAGAGAGGATTCGTGAGCCTGTTCAAGAGTTCGAGGCTTCACTCAAAGAGGCGGTGCGCTTGGTCATTGTATGTTTGGCCTATTGCTACGATGTGCCTAGGTTGCCATCAGGTGCGCCCGCTCCGAAAGGAATTCATTTGGAGGAACTGGACTTTAGGATCGACGTCTTCAACGAGGCTATCACCAACTTTGACGCCAGCTGTGCGATGGAGCTTCGACGTTCTGCATTGGACGAGACTGGCCACAGCATCGACTTTATGCCCCGGATGGAAACCTTTCTCATTTCTTCCTTTGTTCTTGCGTTTCGTCAGTCTGCGATGCATATCCTCGAGATGTTGCGTCACGTTCGAAAGGTTGTTGAGGAGAGGAAGGCTCGAAACGATAGATCGTCCGTTTGGTTCCCCAAGCACATCAATATCCGGCAATGGTTGACAACTGGTGGTGAAATCGATGGCCTCGTACTCCCAGAAACAGGTCGAAAGGAGGTCCGCCGAGGAAAAGCACCACCTGGCTCCAAGGCCAGGAACCAGACGCACCATAAGAAAAACGACGAACATGTTAAGCAATCAGACCCAAAGGACGAAGAAAAGGGGATCAGATTTGCGGAACCTGAGAGGCCGATGGACCAAGAAGATACGcccaaaaaagaagagaCCAGACCGGAGAACGACTCGAAAAATGAGAGCAACGAGAGCAAGATTCTCAAGTTCAGGGGCAAAGCAGCCGACGCCCTTGAGTGGATTCAAGATTCAGACGACATCTCCTATGCTCTCAAGCTCGCTCTTGCTGTCTTCTCTGTGAGCTGGCCTGCATTCGTGGCTTCTTGGAACGGCTGGTATTCGGGGGTTCGCGGTATCTGGGCGCCCATGCAGCTGATTCTCGTCTTTGAAGTGGCTATAGGCACTtcgttcttcatcttctttatCCGTCTGATTGGCGTGATATTTGGCTGCGTCCTTGGATACCTTTCCTACGAGATAGGGAGAGGGAGTCGGGTGGCCATGGTTTTTATCCTGGTGGTCGGCATAGTTCCGTCGTTCTATATCCAGCTGGGAACAAAATACGTCAAGGCTGGCATGGTGTCTACGGTGACAATGGTTGTCGTCGCCCTTGGTATGTCCACTCCCAGCTATATCATATGAAGCAAGTACTAACCGGCTCTAGCTGCCATGAACGGTTCTGGTACCGCCTACGAAAACTTTTACAAGCGATTGACTGCGTTTGTCATCGGAGGGGCAGTCGCTCTTCTCGTTGAGATGCTGCTTTTCCCAGTCAGGGCGCGAGATCGACTGCTTGAATCCCTCTCAGCCTCTGTCAAGCAGGTACAAAACATGCAGGCTTCAATGGCAGTTGGCCTAGACAGCCCGGTAAAGCCCGACTTTCGAAACCCAGGACTTCACAAACGATTCAATCATGCCCGAAGCAAAGCACGCGGTGCGCTGGCTGCGGCAGAGACGTTTCTTCCCTTCTGTTCGACCGAGCCACGTCTCAAGGGAAGCTTCAAGCCGCTTGAGCCAATCTACAAAGAGATTGTCTATGTCTTATACCAGATCATCGACAGGATGGACAATGTGGTTCAGCTACGGAAAGAATATGGTTCTTCAATCCTGGAGGACCTGAACCCCAAGGTTCACGCGTATCGACGCAACGTGGCTGCCAGTATTATGCTTGTTCTCTTTTCAGTGAACGAGGCTCTCATAACATGGCAGCCCTTACCTCAGTTCATTCCATCAAGTCGCCTCGCCCAACTCCGCCTTGTCAACCACGTCCGCGAAGTGCTGGCGTCGCGAAGTGGTACGCACATGCCTGCTGGTGGTGTGCCGACTGTGTTCGATGAGAATGGCGAATTGGCTCAGCAAGTTGCTCATCTCATCACGCAGAAGCGATTCTTGTCTTGGAACGCGAGTACTGCAGGTCAGATGGAGATTATTGAGTatctcgaggagcttgttgagcttgTCAAGCTTCTCGTGGGGGTCAACGCTTTCCGTAGCGGACTGCTTGAGAAGCCTGAGTATAGCAACTACCGTCAGCGCACCCACCTGAACCACGTACCCCTAGCATCTGTGCCTACCGTCGAGAGCAGCACAGCCGGGGTTCCGGCAGAGGAAGTATCCACGGCACCAGCCTTCTTGGGCGACAACAGCAGGACGACGGGACTACAGCGGACACAAACGATTCGGGGACACGCAGAGCATATCAGAGAGAGATtacgcaagaagaagggcgttGAGGATGCCGTAGACAGTGATAGCGAGGAGGATATACCCATGAGCTTGCAGAGAGTTGGAACACGATTGTGTGAGAACGATGCAGTTGTTCGGCGCCGGGCGTTTACACTAAGTCACGACAACAGGTGACGAAGTAGAGGTTTTGATGGAATCATTTTATATGAAATTCGAAAGTCTAGAGAAGAGCCAGGCGAGAAGAGCCaggcaagaagaaaaagagaaaaccAAATAACACGTGCGCCTTTCGCTCCGTACCCTCGTTTCCTATGTTGTCACGTTCGTAACCAAAAATCATGTTGCAATACTCATAACGCCGCCCATTCCAGAGTTGATTTGAGTGCAAGTGCTCCTTAGAAGATGTTGAGGGGCGTGTGCTGAGCAATGCGAGTGCCGTTAAGCATGGCCCTCGACTTCTTGGGCCTCTGTTGAAGGCGTCGCGACGCCTCTTGGACGTGACGAGGTTCGATGGGTGTCTTTCCCTCACTGGGAAAGTCAAAGAGTGCTCC from Fusarium falciforme chromosome 2, complete sequence includes these protein-coding regions:
- a CDS encoding AP complex subunit sigma, with the translated sequence MLSFILIQNRQGKTRLAKWYAPFSDEQKIKLKGEVHRLVAPRDQKYQSNFVEFRNNKIVYRRYAGLFFCACVDTNDNELAYLEAIHFFVEVLDAFFGNVCELDLVFNFYKVYAILDEVFLAGEIEETSKQVVLTRLEHLDKLE